One Onthophagus taurus isolate NC chromosome 11, IU_Otau_3.0, whole genome shotgun sequence genomic window carries:
- the LOC111415296 gene encoding cuticle protein 16.5-like, whose protein sequence is MKYFAVFLLVLATSQASIIPVAHYVQPVSAITKGASFSSASAGSDGASASFVEGATIAKIGNHAALVSPGIAAHAVAPAIAPAFVAPGPAVLAAPAVVAAAPAVVAAGPTVVSHGTGAIIAGPSGTVATSNGLGLGVAPVVAAAPAVASAVIVPAVAKAAVVVGGHGHLY, encoded by the exons ATGAAGTACTTT gcAGTCTTTTTATTGGTTTTGGCCACAAGCCAAGCATCCATCATTCCAGTTGCCCATTACGTCCAACCTGTTAGTGCGATTACTAAAGGTGCTTCGTTTAGTTCTGCATCAGCTGGATCGGATGGTGCATCTGCTTCTTTCGTCGAAGGTGCCACCATTGCTAAAATTGGAAATCATGCAGCTTTAGTTTCTCCGGGAATTGCAGCCCATGCTGTAGCTCCAGCAATTGCTCCTGCTTTTGTAGCTCCTGGTCCAGCTGTTCTTGCTGCACCAGCTGTTGTTGCTGCAGCCCCAGCCGTTGTAGCTGCAGGACCTACTGTGGTTTCTCATGGAACCGGAGCTATTATTGCTGGACCTTCTGGTACTGTTGCCACAAGCAATGGTTTGGGACTTGGTGTAGCGCCAGTTGTTGCTGCAGCACCCGCTGTAGCATCCGCAGTCATTGTCCCAGCAGTAGCCAAAGCTGCTGTTGTTGTAGGCGGACATGgacatttatattaa
- the LOC111415295 gene encoding nuclear RNA export factor 1-like isoform X1: MKNPEINQFNLNSGLLAKHKSTIYSNATWHKIEVENAMNLERDTVLRTLMNFVHPLDFIPVCYETKGSCVSFLLKNCGAAIERLCRHNLIVTNPQDASMPFKIKIILKFAYAADLKINIQNNIISVLNKRYHAESSVLNLEMFYKDPDLIEFCTLSQPKLMFYVLHLSRSENRPKHPKSIKLSNNEIEILKPLEALFGLKSLTSLDLRNNRIKEIDASYFKDLNITELWLDGNPICDDYDEYSYPRAIREMIPTLEKLDGVFIKNKGVLPFRRNFLCSSSGHDLVDQFMEHYFNLYDTTNRNYLDGVYHKEAMFSMSAHYLGLQSTSLTAKLSPYKKVTRNLKMMSDFSKNDECLFRGRDSIVRLITQLPLTEHDPNTFTVDLMSYTETAAVLVIAGVFREVPQNLLDADRILGFSRVFVLLAGVNDEYSIVNEQLHVYNATSAQVIRSFKQPKISRPSHIQIPPPKNIKEQVMLAEALVSLTGLDIEWATKCLEECQFDFKRSLELFVDLFKLDKIPANAFRNLLVQPKNPQPLAENPLQSFTTPLPNNINEFSNTFKKKELNRKQRVSLVNITLKN; the protein is encoded by the exons ATGAAGAATCCCGagataaatcaatttaatttaaactcaGGGTTATTAGCGAAACATAAATCGACCATCTACAGCAATGCTACATGGCACAAAATTGAA GTAGAAAACGCTATGAATTTAGAGCGAGACACCGTTTTAAGGACTCTAATGAACTTTGTACATCCTCTTGACTTTATTCCTGTTTGTTATGAAACTAAAGGATCATGCGTTAGTTTCCTCCTAAAGAATTGTGGAGCTGCTATCGAAAGACTTTGTAGGCACAACTTGATAGTTACAAACCCACAAGATGCTTCAATGCct tttaaaattaaaattatattaaaatttgctTACGCCgctgatttaaaaattaatattcaaaacaatataatttcTGTTTTGAATAAACGATACCATGCAGAATCAAGTGTGTTAAATTTGGAGATGTTTTATAAAGATCCTG atcTTATTGAGTTTTGTACACTTTCCCAACCGAAACTAATGTTTTATGTGCTCCATTTAAGTCGAAGTGAAAATCGACCAAAACATCCCAAATCAATAAAACTCTCGaataatgaaattgaaattttaaaacctttAGAGGCTCTTTTCGGTCTTAAATCTTTAACATCTCTAGATTTGCGAAATAATAGAATCAAAGAAATTGATGCAAGTTACTTTAAGGATTTAAACATCACCGAATTATGGCTTGATGGGAATCCAATTTGTGATGATTACGACGAATACTCTTATCCAAGAGCAATTAGGGAGATGATCCCTACTTTAGAAAAATTAGATGGCgtttttattaagaataaaggGGTGTTGCCTTTTCGAAGAAACTTTTTGTGTTCATCTTCAGGTCATGATTTAGTCGATCAATTCATGGagcattattttaatttatatgatacaacaaatagaaattatttagatGGTGTTTATCATAAAGAAGCTATGTTTTCTATGTCTGCTCATTATTTAGGTTTACAAAGTACATCTTTGACTgcaaa GTTATCACCATATAAAAAAGTGACtcgaaacttaaaaatgatgtcagatttttcaaaaaatgatgaatGCTTATTTAGAGGTCGTGATTCCATCGTGAGATTAATAACGCAACTTCCTTTAACAGAACATGATCCAAATACTTTTACTGTTGATTTGATGTCTTACACT GAAACTGCTGCTGTTTTGGTTATAGCTGGCGTTTTTCGTGAAGTACCCCAAAATTTGCTTGATGCAGATCGAATTTTGGGATTCTCAAGAGTTTTTGTGTTACTTGCAGGTGTAAATGATGAATATTCAATAGTTAACGAACAATTACATGTTTATAACGCAACATCCGCTCAAGTTATCCGCTCATTTAAGCAACCTAAAATCTCTAGACCTTCTCATATCCAAATTCCTCCgccaaaaaatattaaagaacaaGTTATGTTGGCTGAAGCACTTGTGAGTCTTACCGGTCTTGATATAGAATGGGCtacaaa gtGTTTAGAAGAATgccaatttgattttaaaagaagTTTAGAATTATTCGtggatttatttaaattggatAAAATCCCAGCAAACGCTTTtag GAATTTATTAGTACAACCTAAGAATCCACAACCATTGGCAGAAAATCCTTTGCAATCATTCACCACTCCTTTACCAAATAACATAAACGAATTTTCTAAtacttttaagaaaaaagaacTCAATCGTAAACAACGTGTAAGTTTGGTTAATATCACGTTAAAGAATTAA
- the LOC111415295 gene encoding nuclear RNA export factor 1-like isoform X2, with product MKNPEINQFNLNSGLLAKHKSTIYSNATWHKIEVENAMNLERDTVLRTLMNFVHPLDFIPVCYETKGSCVSFLLKNCGAAIERLCRHNLIVTNPQDASMPFKIKIILKFAYAADLKINIQNNIISVLNKRYHAESSVLNLEMFYKDPDLIEFCTLSQPKLMFYVLHLSRSENRPKHPKSIKLSNNEIEILKPLEALFGLKSLTSLDLRNNRIKEIDASYFKDLNITELWLDGNPICDDYDEYSYPRAIREMIPTLEKLDGVFIKNKGVLPFRRNFLCSSSGHDLVDQFMEHYFNLYDTTNRNYLDGVYHKEAMFSMSAHYLGLQSTSLTAKLSPYKKVTRNLKMMSDFSKNDECLFRGRDSIVRLITQLPLTEHDPNTFTVDLMSYTETAAVLVIAGVFREVPQNLLDADRILGFSRVFVLLAGVNDEYSIVNEQLHVYNATSAQVIRSFKQPKISRPSHIQIPPPKNIKEQVMLAEALVSLTGLDIEWATKCLEECQFDFKRSLELFVDLFKLDKIPANAFR from the exons ATGAAGAATCCCGagataaatcaatttaatttaaactcaGGGTTATTAGCGAAACATAAATCGACCATCTACAGCAATGCTACATGGCACAAAATTGAA GTAGAAAACGCTATGAATTTAGAGCGAGACACCGTTTTAAGGACTCTAATGAACTTTGTACATCCTCTTGACTTTATTCCTGTTTGTTATGAAACTAAAGGATCATGCGTTAGTTTCCTCCTAAAGAATTGTGGAGCTGCTATCGAAAGACTTTGTAGGCACAACTTGATAGTTACAAACCCACAAGATGCTTCAATGCct tttaaaattaaaattatattaaaatttgctTACGCCgctgatttaaaaattaatattcaaaacaatataatttcTGTTTTGAATAAACGATACCATGCAGAATCAAGTGTGTTAAATTTGGAGATGTTTTATAAAGATCCTG atcTTATTGAGTTTTGTACACTTTCCCAACCGAAACTAATGTTTTATGTGCTCCATTTAAGTCGAAGTGAAAATCGACCAAAACATCCCAAATCAATAAAACTCTCGaataatgaaattgaaattttaaaacctttAGAGGCTCTTTTCGGTCTTAAATCTTTAACATCTCTAGATTTGCGAAATAATAGAATCAAAGAAATTGATGCAAGTTACTTTAAGGATTTAAACATCACCGAATTATGGCTTGATGGGAATCCAATTTGTGATGATTACGACGAATACTCTTATCCAAGAGCAATTAGGGAGATGATCCCTACTTTAGAAAAATTAGATGGCgtttttattaagaataaaggGGTGTTGCCTTTTCGAAGAAACTTTTTGTGTTCATCTTCAGGTCATGATTTAGTCGATCAATTCATGGagcattattttaatttatatgatacaacaaatagaaattatttagatGGTGTTTATCATAAAGAAGCTATGTTTTCTATGTCTGCTCATTATTTAGGTTTACAAAGTACATCTTTGACTgcaaa GTTATCACCATATAAAAAAGTGACtcgaaacttaaaaatgatgtcagatttttcaaaaaatgatgaatGCTTATTTAGAGGTCGTGATTCCATCGTGAGATTAATAACGCAACTTCCTTTAACAGAACATGATCCAAATACTTTTACTGTTGATTTGATGTCTTACACT GAAACTGCTGCTGTTTTGGTTATAGCTGGCGTTTTTCGTGAAGTACCCCAAAATTTGCTTGATGCAGATCGAATTTTGGGATTCTCAAGAGTTTTTGTGTTACTTGCAGGTGTAAATGATGAATATTCAATAGTTAACGAACAATTACATGTTTATAACGCAACATCCGCTCAAGTTATCCGCTCATTTAAGCAACCTAAAATCTCTAGACCTTCTCATATCCAAATTCCTCCgccaaaaaatattaaagaacaaGTTATGTTGGCTGAAGCACTTGTGAGTCTTACCGGTCTTGATATAGAATGGGCtacaaa gtGTTTAGAAGAATgccaatttgattttaaaagaagTTTAGAATTATTCGtggatttatttaaattggatAAAATCCCAGCAAACGCTTTtaggtaa